One part of the Pecten maximus chromosome 9, xPecMax1.1, whole genome shotgun sequence genome encodes these proteins:
- the LOC117334757 gene encoding uncharacterized protein LOC117334757: MHMLIYLLVIIIYSTIPSFIRGRIEQSQDIESHTNLLQAILWEERRFEDIEKRAHDHVIQENTLECCPTHTRRIAPLGGLSRDNKLLQLYRDTRTVQRFYEKSCSPFVLNRACRFIDNTYYSRCIQDYTYMYAIVKDFNVTQPYRVDFMRVKAGCSCRVEQQSAEVIELK, translated from the exons ATGCACATGCTcatatatctattg GTTATTATTATCTACAGTACGATCCCAAGTTTTATACGAGGACGTATAGAACAAAGCCAAGACATAGAAAGTCACACTAATTTATTACAAGCTATCCTATGGGAGGAAAG GCGTTTTGAAGATATAGAAAAACGTGCCCATGACCATGTGATACAGGAGAACACATTAGAATGCTGTCCTACCCACACTCGGAGAATTGCTCCACTCGGAGGCCTTTCTCGTGATAACAAGTTACTACAGCTTTATAGAGATACCAGGACAGTGCAAAGGTTTTACGAAAAATCATGCTCGCCTTTTGTATTAAATAGAGCGTGCCGATTTATAGACAATACATATTATTCAAGATGCATTCAagactatacatacatgtatgccaTAGTGAAAGATTTTAACGTGACTCAGCCATACAGGGTGGATTTCATGCGTGTGAAAGCGGGATGCTCGTGTAGGGTAGAGCAACAGTCAGCGGAAGTGATTGAGTTAAAGTGA